In Cheilinus undulatus linkage group 14, ASM1832078v1, whole genome shotgun sequence, the genomic stretch GTTGTGGAGCTCTTACACCAACAGCTGCTTTTATATTCACTTTTAAAGCACCCACCACAGATGTTTCTAGAAGCAAATGCATACAGGAGAGGATTCAAGCAGCTATTCACAAAAGTCAGTGCTCCAACATTGTTCCAGTTGTCTGCACAAAACTTCATCAGGCGCTCACTTTGAAACACAGAAGCTGCCAGATCAATAACATTAATGATCAAATAAGGCACCCAGAAGACAAGAAAGGTGACGATGATGCTTGTGATCAGCCGGTTTGTCTGTGGGTTGTTGAAGAAAGTTGCCTGTTCAACTTTTCTGCAGATCTGGATGTATGATAACACCACAGCAGAAACTGAGGTTAACTCCAGCAGAGATTCTGTCAGCAGAACGACCACCTTCTGGGTTTGGGAGGAGTAGAGAGGTAGGCACTTTGTTGAAATTTCATCAGTGATTGTTTGTCGAACTACAAGAGCAGGGATGGACAGGATCATTGCAGCCAGCCACAGCAGAGTCAGCAGCCTCCTTCTTCCTCCAGTTTTGAGCAACTTCTTCTTGTGCACCACCTGAAGATATCGCTGGACACTGAGCGTCAGCACTGTCAGGAGGCTGCAGTAAACGCTGCAGGTCATGACATACATGAGGAGCTTACAGGCCAGTAGGCCGAGGGTCCAGCTGttcagtaaaatgtaaatccagAGAGGCAATGGAAGCAGGCAGAGCAGGTCTGATACGGCTAGATTCAACATCAAGCTCAGGCTCAGACTGGACATGTGCTGCCGGTTTGGTTTGAGGACCATCACAGCGATGTTTCCAGGAActccaaacaggaagcagaGAGACAAAACCACAGCAGGGAGCAGACGGCTGGAAGCATGAGGTGGATGTTCAGGAAAGGAGGAGTTCAATGTGGCTACAGTGAAGTTCAGCGGATCCATGCTGCAAATGTACCGACAGACAAGCTGAATGTCATGAGCTGTGTTGGTGAtgttcagctttttttttttttttgcacaggaAGTTGTGGCTTTTGAACTCAGAGAGGTGAGAATTAATGATGGCGATGAAGACGcctaaaaaaaaagtctgatctGAAACTTAATTCAAGTTGCAAGTTCATATACAACTTAGTGTAAATTGTAAATAGTTCTTTTACTCTTGTGATCAAAAACATTGATAGAGAACTCAATTCAAGTTTCAAGTTTATATAAaactttttgtaaaatgtaaatagttTTTTCAGTCTTGTAATAAAAAACACTGATCTGAAACTTGAGTCAAGTTTCAAGTTCATATAAAACGTAGTGTAAATTTGAAATGGTTCTCTTACTCTTGAGATCAAAAGAATTGATCTGAAGCTCAATTCTGATGTGTCTCTAATTTTCTTATAAACAAAATATAGCAGGTAGCACCTTTGTTCAAACTGTATCAATTTCAGGCTTAAAAAACAACCTCTGtttaagccacacccatttctTATCTAAGCCTCGCCATTTTCTTACCTAATCTCCACCCTCTCCAATGGTACGGTAGACAAATTAAACTAATTAGGTCCTTAATATCAGTAAATATCCATtcctgatgaaaaaataaaacaacggttaaaacaacagataaaaaacGGTTATCATTGGCGGCCAAtttgaaaaatggctgccatgggcGCCATGTTGAAAATTCTTGATGCCTCCACATCCACATCTTTTGCGAATGCCTTTGGCTATAACTGTGCCAAATTTCACGCTTGTATCACAAAATGAACAATTGTTATGGAATTTTAAGTTAAGCTGACCCACTAtcaggccggccacacactacaggattttaagcctgattt encodes the following:
- the LOC121521141 gene encoding leukotriene B4 receptor 1-like, translating into MDPLNFTVATLNSSFPEHPPHASSRLLPAVVLSLCFLFGVPGNIAVMVLKPNRQHMSSLSLSLMLNLAVSDLLCLLPLPLWIYILLNSWTLGLLACKLLMYVMTCSVYCSLLTVLTLSVQRYLQVVHKKKLLKTGGRRRLLTLLWLAAMILSIPALVVRQTITDEISTKCLPLYSSQTQKVVVLLTESLLELTSVSAVVLSYIQICRKVEQATFFNNPQTNRLITSIIVTFLVFWVPYLIINVIDLAASVFQSERLMKFCADNWNNVGALTFVNSCLNPLLYAFASRNICGGCFKSEYKSSCWCKSSTTQEVENMSSF